A window of the Fusarium poae strain DAOMC 252244 chromosome 3, whole genome shotgun sequence genome harbors these coding sequences:
- a CDS encoding hypothetical protein (TransMembrane:1 (i57-79o)) has protein sequence MASSDIKHDYSMEAGLLNTDREERIMSSKEALLQDSESAQITPRTTTRRISPAGKALIALAACCLLGVGVASVGGATGFCPGHLRHGDLIGKHGMSGHRANLSESIAQMVRRQNTPAPTDTEDPTADPTDAAVDEASSEASAPTAPTAPTAPTAPTAPTAPTAPTAPTAPSDTAVPPSDTAEAPTDQASATQEEPTDAATNEASETQNQASVTQQPSDTSEPSSPSRPASSELVEPTSNPDTGRPSATAAQPTEEDSATEDTPSATQSDEEPTEPASNTAPTQQTTRRTTETRQSTQESDPESTADDSATATGTSDLEEEPSETALSSRASTSNPPAPSATTSTAASTSSRTTSLPDPSSFSELPSETVSSGETNQSTVLGDTATVVDASTAFDTDTATVPSSTTDDASDVLSDLTSEPASKSTQESGTASQTSEERETTPGMWDGSAAIRPSTGSLMRVQFPSLL, from the coding sequence ATGGCATCTAGCGACATCAAGCACGACTACAGCATGGAGGCTGGACTGTTGAACACTGACCGAGAAGAGAGAATCATGTCATCAAAGGAAGCACTACTCCAGGATTCGGAATCTGCCCAGATCACCCCAAGGACAACTACCAGAAGGATATCCCCAGCAGGCAAGGCTTTGATTGCTCTGGCTGCTTGCTGTCTCTTGGGAGTCGGTGTGGCATCTGTTGGCGGTGCTACTGGTTTCTGCCCTGGACACCTCCGCCATGGAGACCTCATTGGAAAGCATGGCATGAGCGGTCACCGAGCAAACCTCTCCGAGTCTATAGCCCAGATGGTTCGACGACAAAACACACCTGCACCTACCGACACAGAGGATCCTACCGCCGACCCTACTGATGCTGCTGTCGACGAAGCCTCTAGTGAAGCTTCGGCACCTACGGCCCCAACGGCTCCCACAGCACCCACGGCTCCTACTGCCCCAACAGCCCCAACAGCGCCCACTGCCCCTACGGCCCCATCAGACACCGCAGTGCCGCCCTCGGACACTGCTGAGGCGCCTACGGATCAGGCTTCCGCCACCCAGGAGGAGCCAACTGATGCTGCCACAAATGAAGCATCAGAGACTCAGAACCAAGCATCCGTCACCCAACAGCCATCTGACACGAGTGAGCCATCCTCACCCTCGCGACCCGCGAGCTCTGAACttgtcgaaccgacctctAACCCGGACACAGGCCGACCTTCTGCCACTGCTGCTCAACCCACCGAGGAGGACTCTGCCACCGAGGACACTCCTTCTGCCACCCAGTCGGACGAGGAGCCTACGGAGCCTGCATCAAACACGGCTCCTACCCAGCAGACTACTCGTCGTACCACAGAGACTCGACAGTCAACTCAGGAATCCGATCCCGAATCAACTGCCGATGATTCCGCCACTGCCACTGGTACGTCCGACTTGGAAGAGGAACCTTCCGAGACTGCTCTCTCTTCTCGTGCTTCAACATCCAATCCTCCTGCTCCTAGTGCTACAACCTCCACTGCTGCCAGTACGTCTTCTCGAACAACCTCTTTGCCTGATCCATCCTCTTTTTCTGAATTGCCGTCCGAAACGGTATCTTCGGGTGAGACAAATCAATCCACCGTCCTTGGTGATACCGCCACTGTCGTCGATGCCTCCACTGCTTTCGATACTGACACTGCCACTGTCCCCTCATCCACCACTGACGATGCGAGCGATGTCCTCTCCGACTTGACCTCTGAACCAGCTTCCAAGTCAACGCAGGAGTCAGGTACAGCGTCGCAGACTTCAGAGGAAAGAGAGACAACCCCCGGTATGTGGGATGGATCAGCAGCAATAAGACCATCCACCGGGTCATTGATGCGGGTTCAATTCCCCAGCCTGCTGTGA
- a CDS encoding hypothetical protein (TransMembrane:1 (o97-115i)), producing the protein MVVFADSITDDQETATQTDEATQTDEDETTTETESARRTITGTGTKVTSSAIPKTYTSTLEDGGITTLTSTSWVEVVPSAAATGSSDPDLQNAAPRSVGSILGAVVGMVFGGFILL; encoded by the coding sequence ATGGTCGTATTTGCTGACTCAATCACAGATGACCAGGAAACTGCAACTCAGACCGACGAGGCTACACAAaccgatgaagatgaaacCACAACCGAAACAGAGTCTGCGCGAAGAACCATTACCGGCACAGGTACCAAGGTAACTTCCAGCGCTATTCCTAAGACCTACACCTCGACACTCGAGGATGGCGGTATCACCACGTTAACCTCAACCTCTTGGGTTGAAGTTGTCCCTTCTGCTGCAGCTACTGGCAGCAGCGACCCTGACCTCCAGAACGCTGCTCCTCGATCAGTTGGTTCAATTCTGGGTGCAGTTGTCGGTATGGTCTTTGGCGGTTTCATTCTTCTGTGA
- a CDS encoding hypothetical protein (TransMembrane:12 (i123-142o154-177i198-222o242-261i273-293o319-336i356-378o398-419i480-502o508-532i544-564o570-588i)~BUSCO:19615at5125), translating to MVPSYGQLGNTRDSLELASLASSSQLNDEGATEISSRQSISSSRRLSLELDDPLNSANPANPAGRMHRSYSTTSAFEYSGNMFPLSSTAGAEGYAPIGASNSRMRPAGGLGGGSLEKSKNLTYLNGLSLIVGLIIGSGIFSSPGAVSSKVGSPGAALLVWIIAGILAWTGAASYAELGGAMPLNGGAQVYLAKTFHEVFGFLFTWVAMLVLKPGSAAIIAIIMGEYLVRAFIGPDAEYVNPWINKAVALVGLLIVTFLNCVSTKLGTRVNDALMFMKFIALIGITITGIVVIITGKTLKGESEVDWKPSALFDNTSTDMSAWALALYAGLWAYDGWDNTNYVVAEFQNPARDLPRVIHTAMPLVILSYVMANIAYFLVLPLKSMDGANTVGVMFGSHVFGPVGSLVLALIVSASCFGALNSSTFTSSRLAYAAGKEGYIPSIFGTIGVGASPHEHELSTLRTRSWFTRKMRQMFGDEDAGLFYTPVYALVLNAVLTTGYIIVGEFSTLVTFYGVAGYAFYFFTVLGVIVLRVKEPELPRPYKTWITTPIIFCCVSIFLLTRAVFAQPFQTLSVVFFVVAGVPVYFWRIRGRDEQVLRRRGHSDEDNKWYQFWK from the exons ATGGTGCCCTCTTACGGTCAGCTGGGGAACACGAGGGACTCGCTCGAACTTGCATCTTTGGCAAGTTCAAGCCAGCTCAACGATGAGGGGGCAACAGAAATATCGTCTCGGCAGAGTATATCGTCATCGCGAAGACTGTCTCTCGAGCTTGACGACCCATTGAACAGCGCTAATCCCGCGAACCCCGCCGGGAGAATGCACCGATCATACTCGACAACGTCAGCCTTCGAATACTCGGGTAACATGTTCCCTCTGAGCTCAACCGCAGGTGCTGAAGGCTACGCTCCCATTGGTGCCTCCAACTCCAGGATGAGGCCAGCCGGTGGCTTGGGTGGGGGGTCGTTAGAAAAGAGCAAGAACTTGACATATCTTAACGGATTGTCGCTAATCGTCGGACTCATTATCGGCTCCGGCATTTTCTCGTCGCCAGGCGCGGTGAGCAGTAAAGTTGGCTCACCAGGCGCTGCGCTACTTGTCTGGATCATTGCCGGTATCCTTGCATGGACAGGTGCCGCATCCTACGCTGAGCTCGGTGGAGCAATGCCACTCAACGGAGGCGCTCAGGTATACTTGGCAAAGACGTTTCACGAGGTTTTCGGTTTCTTGTTCACATGGGTTGCTATGTTGGTTCTCAAGCCTGGTAGTGCCgccatcatcgccatcatcatgggTGAATATCTCGTCCGTGCATTCATTGGTCCTGACGCTGAGTACGTCAACCCTTGGATCAACAAGGCCGTTGCGCTTGTTGGACTTTTGATCGTGACATTCTTAAACTGTGTTTCTACAAAGCTGGGGACGCGTGTGAATGACGCACTCATGTTCATGAAGTTCATCGCTTTAATCGGAATAACAATCACCGGTATTGTGGTGATAATAACGGGAAAGACGCTCAAGGGCGAGTCAGAAGTCGACTGGAAACCGTCTGCGCTGTTTGACAACACATCGACAGATATGTCTGCTTGGGCCCTGGCGCTTTACGCTGGTCTTTGGGCATATGATGGCTGGGATAAC ACAAACTATGTTGTTGCCGAGTTTCAAAACCCGGCCCGAGACTTGCCTCGAGTCATCCACACAGCAATGCCCTTGGTTATTCTCTCCTATGTCATGGCTAACATTGCCTACTTTCTTGTTCTGCCTCTCAAGAGCATGGACGGTGCCAACACGGTTGGTGTCATGTTTGGCAGCCATGTTTTTGGCCCTGTCGGTTCCCTTGTTCTCGCCCTTATCGTCAGTGCCAGCTGCTTTGGTGCACTAAACTCTTCGACTTTCACGTCCAGCCGTCTCGCTTACGCCGCCGGCAAAGAGGGCTATATTCCATCTATATTTGGCACTATTGGCGTTGGAGCCAGTCCTCATGAGCATGAACTCAGCACCCTGCGTACTCGCAGCTGGTTCACTCGTAAGATGAGGCAAATGTTTGGCGACGAGGATGCGGGGCTGTTTTATACGCCGGTATACGCTCTCGTCCTCAATGCTGTTCTTACAACAGGATACATAATTGTCGGCGAGTTCAGCACCCTTGTCACGTTCTATGGAGTTGCCGGCTATGCTTTCTACTTCTTCACCGTTCTTGGCGTGATCGTTTTGCGTGTTAAGGAACCTGAACTGCCTCGCCCTTACAAGACGTGGATTACTACTCCCATCATCTTTTGTTGTGTTAGTATCTTCCTTCTCACACGCGCTGTATTTGCGCAGCCCTTCCAGACACTCTCGGTCGTGTTCTTCGTGGTGGCAGGTGTGCCAGTATACTTCTGGCGCATCAGAGGGCGCGATGAGCAggtcttgagaagaagagggcatTCCGATGAAGATAACAAGTGGTATCAGTTCTGGAAATGA
- a CDS encoding hypothetical protein (BUSCO:32400at5125), whose product MVKVLAVLYDGGQHAKDQPLLLGTTENELGIRKWLEDQGHTLVTTSDKDREGSKFDEELVDAEIIITTPFHPGYLTAERLAKAKKLKLAVTAGIGSDHVDLNAANTTNGGITVAEVTGSNVVSVAEHVLMTILVLIRNFVPAHEQIEAGEWDVAHAAKQEFDLEGKVVGTVAVGRIGERVLRRLKPFDCKELLYFDYQPLSPETEKEIGCRRVDTLEEMLAQCDIVTINCPLHEKTKGMFNKDLIAKMKKGSYLVNTARGAIVVKEDVAAALKSGHLAGYGGDVWDHQPAPKEHPLRNAKNNWGGGNAMVPHMSGTSLDAQIRYANGTKAIIDSYLSGRHDYNPSDLIVYQGDYATKAYGQREKK is encoded by the exons ATG GTCAAGGTTCTTGCAGTTCTCTACGACGGTGGCCAGCACGCCAAGGAT CAACCCCTCCTTCTCGGAACCACTGAGAACGAGCTCGGCATCCGCAAGTGGCTCGAGGACCAAGGTCACACTCTTGTCACCACCTCTGACAAGGACCGTGAGGGTTCCAAGTTCGACGAAGAGCTCGTCGATGCTGAGATTATCATCACCACTCCCTTCCACCCCGGTTACCTGACCGCTGAGCGTCtggccaaggccaagaagctcaagcttgCTGTTACCGCTGGTATCGGCTCCGACCACGTCGACCTCAACGCTGCCAACACAACCAATGGCGGTATCACCGTTGCTGAGGTCACTGGCTCCAACGTTGTCTCTGTTGCTGAGCACGTTCTCATGAccatcctcgtcctcatccgCAACTTCGTCCCTGCCCACGAGCAGATCGAGGCTGGTGAATGGGATGTCGCCCATGCTGCTAAGCAGGAGTTCGACCTTGAGGGCAAGGTTGTCGGCACTGTCGCTGTCGGCCGCATCGGTGAGCGTGTCCTCCGCCGCCTCAAGCCTTTCGACTGCAAGGAGCTCCTCTACTTCGACTACCAGCCCCTTTCTCCCGAGACCGAGAAGGAGATTGGCTGCCGCCGCGTCGACACTCTCGAGGAGATGCTCGCTCAGTGTGATATCGTCACCATCAACTGCCCTCTCCACGAGAAGACTAAGGGTATGTTCAACAAGGACCTCATCGCTAAGATGAAGAAGGGCTCTTACCTCGTCAACACTGCCCGTGGCGCCATCGTTGTCAAGGAGGACGTCGCCGCTGCCCTCAAGTCTGGCCACCTCGCCGGCTACGGTGGTGATGTCTGGGACCACCAGCCCGCTCCCAAGGAGCACCCTCTGCGAAACGCCAAGAACAACTGGGGTGGTGGCAACGCCATGGTTCCTCACATGTCCGGTACCTCTCTGGATGCTCAGATCCGATACGCCAACGGTACCAAGGCTATCATCGACTCCTACCTCTCTGGTCGCCACGACTACAACCCTTCCGACCTCATTGTCTACCAGGGTGACTACGCCACCAAGGCCTATGGTCAGCGCGAGAAGAAATAG